A single region of the Hylaeus volcanicus isolate JK05 chromosome 5, UHH_iyHylVolc1.0_haploid, whole genome shotgun sequence genome encodes:
- the LOC128877505 gene encoding nucleoprotein TPR isoform X2 produces MEKTEENEHNALRQILSDKELTQIPEGIVKKLNTYFNEKFEQYITAKAVFETNRKNYDQTLEKLQKELTEEKSNFKECKEKLDLVEKYNAELQTNLDEAKGEIQKLQDNVKRLEKENVDLRRHRDTIVDDRDALQLQVERRDTEIERMHTELSSLSTQLQNAVAAKCQALAETEEIRSRDMTLDFKEKRLEQERVLLAQQMAGFEEELAKRTSELQATRAEASARALLTDTRLAQRDEELRIANEAMSQLRESYVTLQKRCDELSQKLEEQRSHEISIHASYREEISAQTRLADLYKGMADEANAKAEEFSNAVKELQELLEHATEQYGTLETTHNQLQLQHKENLEEKEQKIDELSKELDHANELLKNIKQERLDQAVEQLAPTAAIASRVLRKGLSLTQIYTQLVDATNELTSEREENERLKSQMDIILRELEDKAPILQQQREDYETAMTNIATLTSRLDELLAENNKLQETADEANRIAKHHTKENQRLKTELSDLARQVCFLLKEVQESRSGTVLHSNEFSSAMDVDNLASSEIISKKLVTFKDIEELQENNQKLLSIVRTLSSRQEEIERATDEINSGEMKEKLDKYLEQLGDMQAAQDRQTKMLEGLLRQRDMYKNMYQQCLKQTNMSEKKDLPIVEEDSIKEADGEKPIKEESFKLTQNDVNKEKELSKELKEYEIKLKQVTDEFDTYRKERAAHERMLGEEVDRLRKEAEASSARCCRLKAQLDSANDRFNLLQANVTSYKSQIKVLEEKCSNYNVTIGKHEQSLMILKDETLTAQTRLSRAEVQLENIRQERQLLRDSEGRLLKEREVYQRERQTQALLRADVESIKASLERVQAEGQLRAEQRLDDATRECAALRRRLQEEQDRFRELTSHLERQLATAQDRLTEERNITEQIRAELEQARQSDSQNIQRIEELNTKLRQAVTHSISKPFSGDENLIKRLKELEMQLATTQAESKSFSEQLKAARQQSQQYCDIAESAEAQLRELTAQHNKCKDELETALKEARVDIISLQKRVQDLVEELTKVSNGRQETDSELREKLADAERKLEELDEVKGELEIVKGDLHTASVTAKEAEEKYARELVLHSADLQMLAKLKEEAQVVDKKITTLTQERNSAVEALELEKTAYQEREKKLFEEMQEMQQRVTDLDAQNAILHTQIQELSDKSAIMHSQQTKMSQESPDTSLEAMNRSFSGLEDDSKSAEQLLRVMKYLRREKDLAVTKFDVLRAENLRLKSQVEVLEKRLKESEAVLNSEREKSEIDVVTTSKHAELLRKVETLNAITDSNRILREERDSLSAKVSELTAKVGALSEEVVPLRDMTRDMQVKIESLLQENTSLKAEATRWRQRANALVERANKTSPEDWRRLQTERENLSKLLTSERETHAKRADEFNQLKVEKSKLEEQLVQLQKQIQAQGEQVQKASEEARKLGLDLNEALADSTSKAKDLATLRKELGDKEAVLNDIKNKEIQIRKIAKKYKTQFEELAKTVEEEKSRSEESRMTAGTSGTEDTAYVSQEREDQLREEGRAELRQTNIELTSKVDELSRQMVVIQNEADLLKKEIDTMTKTSVEKEERAKQVLKGARTKIMQLTESKKICEKELLDLKAKVEAGTSESDTAEHDARLVALKSQMEGRISRLEHEKAEIQAEKESLSQRVAQLQRQLAGVSGVSATTEPPTANIKPMSARAETPLASIRPMSVVVQSRTAAVLPTTASAPVMVAPHQQQQPQQQVVHTTETSSPTSSLPDFQPASTSSSSQTAPSTLRQLVVQPQLSESAESTQREDPESAETLSVQQQCQQQQQQQQQQQQQTVALVSPRVEQQQQQQQAAASDQQQTVASSSTQSVSTSQASTGHKRPRTLDSTASGSGIVESVDHSRQEQVPSPKTKRSRQEIASTASASASEVEYQVPTSSQRDQDEEVEEGCVVVVDCDEGEGGGNHQTQEEEEFDNDPYEEMEEEEEMPYEVEVEVERDNNEVEIIMGEDSTSVEVPRQAQATVPTNQQQQQSEAISSAGPTGEPPTSFAIRSSRGIAPMPRQQQQQHLLLPQQGYEDGGDDSIVPSTPTLFVPRRGDGFGEAVSSPQVPQGRFTFGDSSAPTTASSTPSLSTPSGSTARTIFGSSSSGAAQVVQESMDDTRMDLAQSEDGGTGRSVPTTPLQVSPAADLPPSTSSGPSEEQETPVSVTPVSVTGTSTESEKRTEEAGPLVSGDDDAVDTGEGTEEPGSDIVEDEVEEESREAEASPSSNTRQRAMAAAAAAAAAATASNGTRSATARRSSRSPFRAARGSRPTPIVWESQSGRGQGVARGGHAGRGASNETGRGRGTRRRMRSKFPYARF; encoded by the exons ATGGAAAAAACAGAAGAGAACGAGCATAATGCGTTGAGACAAATTTTGAGTGACAAAGAATTAACGCAAATTCCGGAAGGAAttgttaagaaattaaacacgtatttcaatgaaaaatttgaacaatACATAACGGCTAAagcagttttcgaaacaaataGGAAAAATTATG ACCAAACACtggaaaaattacaaaaagaattgactgaagaaaaatcaaacttCAAAGagtgtaaagaaaaattagactTGGTAGAGAAATACAATGCCgaattacaaacaaatttagaTGAAGCAAAGGGTGAAATACAGAAATTACAAGATAATGTTAAAag attagagaaagaaaatgtggATTTACGCAGGCACAGAGATACAATTGTGGATGACAGAGATGCATTGCAATTACAGGTTGAACGACGAGAtacagaaattgaaagaatgcACACCGAATTATCTTCCTTAAGTACTCAACTACAAAATGCTGTTGCCGCAAAATGTCAAGCTTTGGCAGAGACAGAGGAAATCCGAAGTCGTGATATGACTCTCGATTTTAAGGAAAAACGGCTAGAGCAAGAAAGAGTCCTTCTTGCGCAACAAATGGCTGGTTTTGAAGAAGAATTAGCGAAAAGAACGTCGGAATTGCAGGCAACCAGAGCAGAGGCTTCAGCACGAGCTCTTTTAACAGACACACGTTTGGCACAACGGGACGAAGAATTACGTATCGCTAACGAAGCAATGTCACAATTGCGGGAATCTTATGTTACACTTCAAAAACGATGCGACGaactttctcaaaaattaGAAGAACAGCGTTCCCACGAAATTTCTATACATGCTTCCTATCGAGAAGAAATTAGTGCTCAAACCAGACTTGCTGATCTGTACAAAGGAATGGCCGACGAAGCCAATGCGAAAGCTGAAGAATTTAGTAATGCAGTTAAAGAACTTCAGGAATTACTTGAACACGCCACCGAACAATATGGAACGTTAGAGACTACACATAATCAACTTCAGTTACAGCATAAAGAAAATctggaagaaaaagaacaaaaaatagatGAACTTTCAAAGGAACTGGATCATGCAAAtgaattacttaaaaatattaaacaagaGAGATTGGATCAAGCGGTTGAACAACTTGCACCAACAGCAGCCATAGCTAGTCGTGTGCTTAGAAAAGGTTTGAGTCTTACTCAAATCTATACACAATTAGTCGATGCTACAAATGAATTAACTTCAGAACGTGAAGAAAACGAACGTTTGAAATCTCAAATGGATATAATTTTACGCGAATTAGAAGATAAAGCACCCATTTTACAACAACAACGCGAAGATTATGAAACCGCTATGACTAATATTGCAACTCTCACATCAAGATTAGACGAACTTCTagcagaaaataataaattgcaagAGACGGCAGACGAAGCAAATCGTATTGCTAAACATCATACTAAAGAAAATCAAAGGTTGAAAACAGAATTGTCAGATTTAGCAAGACAAGTATGCTTCCTTTTAAAGGAAGTTCAAGAGAGTAGGAGCGGGACAGTTCTCCActcgaatgaattttcaagCGCGATGGATGTGGATAATCTTGCATCGTCTGAAATTATTAGTAAGAAACTTGTGACGTTCAAAGACATTGAAGAACTGcaagaaaataatcaaaaattacTATCAATAGTCCGTACCTTATCATCAAGACaggaagaaattgaaagagcAACCGACGAAATAAATTCTGgcgaaatgaaagagaaattaGACAAGTATTTAGAACAGTTGGGAGATATGCAAGCCGCGCAAGAcagacaaacaaaaatgttagagGGCCTTTTAAGACAGCGAGacatgtacaaaaatatgtatcaacAGTGTTTGAAGCAGACAAATATGTCTGAAAAGAAGGATCTTCCTATTGTTGAGGAGGACAGTATAAAAGAAGCGGATGGAGAAAAACCTATTAAAGAAGAATCATTTAAACTTACTCAGAATGACGTTaacaaagaaaaggaattaaGCAAGGAGTTaaaagaatatgaaattaaattgaaacaagtGACAGATGAATTTGATACTTACAGAAAGGAAAGAGCAGCACACGAACGAATGTTAGGAGAAGAAGTTGATAGACTTAGAAAGGAGGCAGAAGCAAGTTCAGCCCGCTGTTGCAGGTTAAAAGCACAATTAGATTCGGCTAACGATAGATTTAATCTTCTACAAGCGAATGTTACTTCTTACAAATCGCAGATAAAAGTTCTCGAGGAGAAATGCAGCAATTATAACGTGACAATCGGCAAACATGAGCAAAGTTTAATGATTTTGAAAGATGAAACTTTAACTGCTCAGACACGTTTATCCCGAGCTGAAGTACAATTGGAAAATATACGACAGGAAAGACAGCTTTTACGCGATTCCGAAGGACGCCTTTTAAAGGAACGCGAAGTATATCAAAGAGAACGTCAAACGCAAGCATTGTTACGAGCAGATGTTGAATCTATTAAAGCTAGTTTGGAACGTGTTCAAGCCGAGGGTCAGTTGCGTGCCGAACAACGTTTGGACGATGCCACGAGGGAATGCGCTGCTTTGAGACGACGATTGCAGGAAGAACAAGACCGATTTAGAGAATTGACATCTCATTTGGAAAGGCAACTTGCAACAGCACAGGATCGATTGACCGAAGAACGTAATATAACCGAACAAATTCGTGCTGAATTAGAGCAAGCCCGTCAATCTGATTCTCAAAATATTCAGCGCATAGAGGAACTCAATACTAAACTTAGACAAGCTGTTACTCATTCGATATCAAAACCTTTCAGTGGTGATGAGAATCTCATAAAGAGACTAAAAGAACTTGAAATGCAACTTGCAACAACGCAAGCGGAATCGAAATCCTTTTCGGAACAATTGAAAGCCGCGCGACAACAAAGTCAACAGTATTGCGATATAGCTGAAAGTGCAGAAGCACAATTAAGAGAGCTAACTGCGCaacataataaatgtaaagatGAATTAGAAACAGCTTTAAAAGAAGCACGCGTAGATATAATATCTCTACAAAAGAGAGTGCAGGATTTAGTAGAAGAATTAACGAAAGTTTCCAATGGTAGACAAGAGACCGATTCCGagttaagagaaaaattaGCTGACGCAGAGAGAAAGCTTGAAGAATTAGACGAAGTTAAGGGAGAATTAGAAATCGTAAAGGGCGATTTGCATACCGCTTCGGTCACAGCGAAAGAAGCTGAAGAGAAATACGCTAGAGAATTGGTGTTACATTCGGCAGATCTTCAG ATGTTAGCGAAGCTGAAAGAAGAAGCACAGGTAGTAGACAAAAAGATAACAACTTTAACTCAAGAAAGAAACTCTGCCGTAGAAGCTCTAGAGCTCGAGAAGACAGCTTATCAAGAAAGGGAGAAGAAATTGTTCGAGGAAATGCAAGAAATGCAACAGCGAGTAACTGATTTGGATGCGCAAAATGCTATTTTACATACTCAAATTCAAGAACTAAGCGACAAAAGTGCGATCATGCATAGCCAGCAAACCAAGATGAGCCAGGAAAGTCCCGACACTAGTTTAGAAGCAATGAATCGTAGTTTCAGCGGACTCGAAGATGATTCTAAATCTGCAGAACAATTATTAAGAGTTATGAAATATCTGAGGCGTGAAAAAGATTTAGCTGTAacgaaatttgatgttttgaGGGCAGAGAATCTTCGATTAAAATCACAAGTGGAG GTCTTAGAGAAGAGACTGAAGGAAAGCGAAGCTGTTCTTAATtcggaaagagaaaaatcagAAATCGACGTAGTGACCACGTCTAAACATGCAGAGCTATTACGAAAAGTTGAAACTTTGAACGCGATCACAGATTCTAACAGGATTCTGAGAGAAGAAAGAGACAGCTTAAGTGCAAAGGTTTCAGAGCTCACCGCGAAAGTTGGTGCACTTTCCGAAGAAGTAGTGCCGCTTCGAGACATGACGCGAGACATGCAAGTAAAAATAGAGTCTTTATTACAGGAAAATACAAGTCTTAAAGCAGAGGCGACTAGGTGGAGACAAAGAGCTAATGCATTAGTAGAGAGAGCCAACAAGACGAGTCCGGAAGATTGGCGTAGATTACAGACCGAACGCGAAAATCTTAGCAAACTGCTCACCTCTGAACGCGAGACGCACGCTAAACGCGCCGACGAATTTAATCAATTGAAAGTAGAGAAAAGTAAATTAGAGGAACAACTGGTACAGCTCCAGAAACAGATACAAGCACAAGGAGAGCAAGTTCAGAAAGCTTCCGAGGAAGCACGTAAATTAGGCCTGGATTTGAACGAAGCACTCGCTGATTCTACTTCTAAAGCGAAAGATCTAGCGACGTTAAGAAAAGAACTCGGCGATAAAGAAGCAGTCTTAAACGACATTAAGAATAAAGAGATTCAAATAAGAAAGATAGCCAAGAAATACAAGACTCAATTCGAGGAACTCGCGAAAACAgtagaagaagagaaaagtcGATCCGAAGAGTCTCGAATGACAGCTGGAACATCAGGAACCGAGGATACTGCTTACGTGTCCCAAGAACGCGAGGATCAATTGCGAGAGGAAGGTCGAGCAGAGTTGCGTCAAACGAACATTGAGTTAACGTCGAAAGTTGACGAATTGTCGCGTCAAATGGTAGTTATACAGAATGAAGCTGATTtgttgaaaaaagaaattgacaCCATGACTAAGACAAGCGTGGAGAAGGAAGAGCGCGCGAAACAAGTATTAAAAGGTGCAAGAACTAAGATCATGCAATTAACGGAATCGAAGAAGATCTGTGAAAAAGAATTGCTCGATTTGAAAGCGAAAGTCGAAGCTGGTACCAGTGAATCCGACACTGCTGAACACGATGCCAGGCTCGTAGCTCTTAAATCTCAAATGGAAGGTAGAATCTCTCGTTTGGAACACGAGAAAGCAGAAATTCAGGCGGAGAAAGAAAGTCTTTCGCAAAGAGTTGCTCAGTTACAGCGACAATTGGCCGGCGTCAGCGGTGTTAGCGCTACCACGGAACCACCAACAGCCAACATTAAACCGATGTCTGCTCGCGCAGAAACGCCGTTAGCAAGTATTCGTCCAATGAGCGTAGTAGTGCAATCTAGAACAGCTGCTGTCTTACCTACAACCGCTAGTGCACCGGTGATGGTAGCACCTCATCAGCAACAACAACCACAGCAACAAGTAGTACACACCACCGAAACGAGCTCTCCGACTAGTAGTCTTCCAGATTTTCAACCAGCTAGCACTAGCAGCTCGTCGCAAACAGCGCCTAGTACTTTACGCCAACTTGTTGTCCAGCCACAGTTGAGCGAATCGGCGGAGTCGACTCAAAGAGAAGATCCAGAAAGTGCTGAAACACTCAGTGTTCAACAACAATgtcaacagcagcagcaacaacaacagcaacagcaacagcaaacTGTCGCGTTAGTGAGTCCAAGAGTcgagcaacaacaacagcagcaacaagCTGCGGCGAGTGATCAACAGCAAACTGTAGCTAGTAGTTCGACTCAGTCGGTGAGCACGTCGCAAGCCTCGACAGGACACAAACGGCCCAGGACACTTGATTCTACGGCCTCGGGATCCGGAATCGTAGAGAGCGTAGATCATAGCAGACAGGAGCAAGTTCCTAGCCCTAAAACTAAACGGTCCAGACAAGAGATAGCGTCCACCGCTAGCGCGAGTGCCTCAGAAGTCGAGTACCAGGTACCAACATCGAGTCAACGAGATCAAGACGAAGAAGTAGAAGAAGGGTGCGTAGTTGTAGTGGATTGCGACGAAGGCGAAGGAGGTGGCAACCATCAAACGCaagaagaggaagaatttGATAACGATCCATAcgaagaaatggaagaagaagaggaaatgCCTTACGAAGTTGAGGTAGAAGTAGAGAGAGATAATAACGAAGTTGAGATTATAATGGGAGAAGATTCTACGAGCGTAGAAGTACCTAGGCAAGCACAAGCAACGGTACCCACAAATCAACAGCAGCAACAATCCGAAGCGATTAGTAGTGCTGGACCGACGGGCGAACCGCCTACGTCGTTTGCGATTCGATCGTCGCGGGGAATTGCACCCATGCCTaggcaacagcaacaacaacaccTTCTCTTG cCGCAACAAGGGTACGAGGATGGAGGCGACGATAGCATAGTACCCAGCACTCCGACTTTATTCGTCCCACGGCGAGGAGACGGGTTCGGAGAAGCTGTGAGTTCACCTCAGGTTCCTCAAGGGCGCTTTACTTTTGGAGATTCATCTGCCCCGACAACAGCATCATCGACACCCTCTCTGTCAACTCCTTCTGGATCAACAGCACGAACAATATTTGGTTCATCCAGTTCTGGCGCGGCACAAGTAGTCCAAGAAAGTATGGATGACACAAGGATGGATCTTGCTCAATCGGAAGACGGTGGTACTGGTCGTAGCGTGCCTACTACGCCATTGCAAGTTTCACCAGCGGCTGATTTACCACCCTcg acAAGCAGTGGACCATCCGAAGAACAGGAAACACCAGTTTCAGTGACACCAGTGTCTGTAACAG GAACCAGCACAGAGAGTGAAAAGCGTACGGAAGAAGCTGGCCCTTTAGTCTCTGGGGACGATGATGCAGTTGACACTGGCGAAGGAACCGAAGAACCGGGAAGCGACATAGTAGAGGATGAAGTGGAAGAGGAGAGCCGCGAAGCGGAAGCGTCACCGTCTAGTAACACGCGTCAAAGGGCAATGGCAGCTGCAGCCGCTGCTGCTGCGGCCGCGACAGCGTCCAACGGTACTAGAAGTGCTACGGCGCGGCGATCATCGCGATCTCCGTTTAGGGCAGCACGTGGTAGTCGACCGACACCCATTGTTTGGGAAAGTCAGTCTGGCAGGG GTCAAGGTGTAGCGCGCGGTGGACATGCAGGGAGGGGAGCGAGCAATGAAACCGGAAGAGGGCGTGGTACTAGACGCCGAATGCGATCTAAATTTCCATATGCGCGATTCTAA